A window of Paracoccus alcaliphilus genomic DNA:
ATCCAGTGGCCGCAGCGTATGGCACCGGGATGCCATCACCATTGCCTTTTCGGCCTCGGTCAGAAGCGGCAACGCGGCGCCTTCGGTTGGGTTCTGGGGTCTGCGACGGTCCCGCGCTTGCGCCAGCTGGCGACTGTCCCCGGTGATCCCATACTCCCGTCACAACCGCGCGAGCGAAGCTGGCGGGCGGTTCCTATTGCCTGGGCGGTCGTGGCCTCCCCGTGACAAACTTGTCCCATAATGCTTCCCTCCATTCCACCGAAAAGGAGCACACCGTCAAACCAGAGGATCGAGCAGCTGAACAGATTTCCGAGGTGGCTTGAATATTGCACGTCGGATTGGTCAGCCGGGAATATTGCGAGGTGACATGAACGAACTGCCACACGTCCCAACCAGTGGAGAAATTTTTACACATATTCGAATTATCGTGGGCATGGTCCTGGGGCTCAGCGTCAGTCGGTTGATAATCGGGCTGACCCGCTTCATTCAGCACCCCGGCAAGGAGAAGATCTACCCACCGCATTTCGGCTGGGTGCTGTTCCTGCTGCTGTTCATCATTCATTTCTGGTGGTTCGAATTCGCCCTTGCCCATCGTCCAAGCTGGTCATTCGCAATCTATTTTTTCCTCGTCTTTTATGCGGGGGTGTTCGCGGCCCTGTCGGCGGTCCTGTTCCCGGATCGCATGGACGAATATCAGGGGTTTGGCGATTACTTCCGCAAGCGCCGCCGGGGTTTTTATATTCTGCTGCTGGTGCTGCTGATCGTTGATGTCGTGGACACGCTGATCAAGGGCGGCGACTATTATGCAGCACATTACGGCTGGTATTATCCGGTCCGTCAGGCGGTGCTGATCGGCGGGACCATGTTGGCGCTGAGATGGCAGTCGGAACGCTATCAGGCGGGCTTTGCCGTCTTCGCATTGCTGTTTCAACTGATCTGGATCGTCAGTCTGTTCGAGGTGATCGGCTGATCATCGATCGCAGTTCAGATGCCGCTGCCGAAATATTCCAGCCTCAGGCTTTCCAGCGTGCCATCCTCCTGAAGGTCCAGGATTTCCAGGGTGACGGGCAAGGCCAGACTGCTTTCATGCGGAAAGGCAAAGCCGTATTTGTCCGGGTGGAACAGGTTGCCGACCACTGCCATACCCTCTTCGGAATGGGTATGCGCATAATGTTCAAGGATCGGCGCATCGCCGACCACCGCGTCCAGCCGCCCCTCGCCAAGCGCCGCAGCCGAAGCGCCGATATTGGGGAAGGAGCGCGTGGCGATGCCCATTTCCTGCATATACCTCTCGGCCACGCTGCCTGTGAAGACACCGACGGTTTTGCCGGGCAGGTCCGACAATTCGGAAACGCCCCGCGTCAGGGACACGGCAGTCATCACGCTGGTCACCGACGAGGTGATATAGGCAATGACCGCGACGCCGACGGCAAGCCAGATCGCCTGCCAGATGCGCCCGACCCAGCCGAACAGGTTCTTGCGCGCGATCCGGCCCGAGGTGACGATGGACATCACATGGTAGAAACTTTCCGCAACGCCGTCGCGCCAACGTCTGGGGTGATCCGGGTCAAAGCGGCGATCGAACAGTGTCAGGCCAATGGTGGCCAGCACGATGATCGACAGCAGCCAGGCATAGGCACGCAGGTGACCGGCATCCTGAAGCCCGTTCAGCACGCCCCGAAACCCGCCACCGCCCTGATCGGGGACCATGATCCTCAACCCGGCATCGTACCAGGGCTGGGTGAAAGCGATGGTCTCGGCGCGGTCGCGGGTGATGGTCAGGTTGGTAATGGCTGCATCGACCTCGCCGCTGGCGGTGGCCCGGACCAAGGCGCCGAAAGTCGGATATTCGGTATAGTGAAACGTCAGACCCAGCTGTTCGGCGACGGTTTCCCACAATTCGATAGCCATGCCGGAATGGGCACCGTTGCCGCGGTCCTCGACGAAGGGCGGGCTGACATAGACGCCGACCGTCAACTCTGTCTGCGGCGCATCCTGAGCGGCGACGCGTGTCGCGCCCAAGGCCACAAACAGCACCAGAATCAGCGTGGCGGCCACTGAAAGTCGTTCGGTTGCGCGTTTCATCCTGTTCCCCCGCCGATCTTCCGGCGGTCGTTACGCGTCCGGATCATCCACATCGCATCCGATGCCGTGACAGCCGATGTAATTGCCGTGGGTGTCGAAATTCGGCTCGCCCTGGCTGTCGAATTGCGGACGGGGATCAATCTGGTCGCCACTGTCGGGATTGTCGACCAGACAGCCCTCGCCATGACATCCGTCATAACCGCTTGAATCGTCGCAAGCGGCGGTTCCCAGCATCAGAAGCCCTGCAAACAGTGCCGCCGGCAGCCTTAACCTCGATTGGTTCATGGTCTTTCCTTTTTGCCATGTCGTCGGTGCAACTGCGATCAGCCGCCGCACGGATCCGCAAGCAAAGCAGCCCGAAAAAGGACGTGGCTCACGGTTTCAATTCGGTTTCGATCTCCTCTTCAATCAGCGCGCAGTGCAGCGCGACGGGCATGGCCTGAATGACATCGTCCAGTGGGCCGTCGATAAAATCGCAACTGATGAGATTGAGATCGCCGCTGAGTCGAGCGGTGAAAACATTGACATTGACCCCAATGTCGCCATCGGACCATTACAACCGCTTCTCGTCAACCCCTCCGCCCGTCATCTGGACGGTGCCCGGCTTTGCCGGCACCTGCACATCCTCGCTGCCAAGGTTGATGCGACTGAACGGCGCCCTGCATCACGAAACGCAATCCAGATGCGTTCGGATCCCTGCGGATCGCCATGCTGCAATGCCTGCGTGTCAGCTTCCTTGCAGCATCAGCGCTCGTATCCATCGTCATCGCATGGACAAGGACGTCAGGCCCCGGCAACGCCACAAACCGGTCGAAAATCGCCAGCCTGATGTCCCGTTACACCTTGAGTGCGGTGGCGCAGTCGGTCGCAACTGTGCGGTCCGTGGTGGTTTGGCCGGGCATCATCGCCCATCCGCCCGCTTCCACGAATGTCCGCATCTGGGTGTTGCCGGTGATCGCGCCCAGTTCGGCGCGTCTGGCCTCGGCGTCAGGGGCAAGGTTGAACCGATCCACGCATATGGCGGTCGCCAGTTCCGAATAGGACGTCTTGCCCGAAGCTTCGGCCGCACTGCGCGAGGACGCGCCCGTCACCCAGCCTCCCCAGCCGAATCCGACAACCATCGTCGCGATGATCGAGACGATACAGGCCCAGAACAGCGCGGTTTTGGTGGGGCGATAGGCTTCCCATCGCTGGCCGATCGAGGGTTTTGTGCTGTGTTGAATGGTCATGGTATTCTCCCTGAGAGTTTGTTGTTGATTGTATCTTCCGGCCGAAGGGCCGGCCTGCATCAGTCCATCGGAAAGCTAGGCACCGGGCAGAACATCTGTCGCAACCCGGGTCTGACCCCGTGCGGCGATGCGGGTTGCGGCGGTTGCTGCCGCCTTGAGGGCATCCGCTTCCCGCGGGTAATTTCCGTGGACATATCCGTCCACCTGCAGCTCCCACGTTTCGCCCTGTTGGTGGATCTGGAACAGGGTCGGGTTGAAGAACACGACCGGCGCTGTTTCGGTGGGCTGTCCGGGCGGCTCTCTGGACGCAGGATTGGCCATTGCCCCGGCCCGTGCGGCGTCGAACCGGTTCTGGCTGCCGATCAGGACGATCGCCCGGATGAACTCGGCGGCGAAATCGGCTGTATCGGCAAATTCCCGTTCGTGACGAACCAGTTTCAGAGGTTCGATGAAAACGTCTTGCAGACGCTCCATGAAGCGCGGCTCGGTTTCGGCCATATGCGCGATCAGCGTCTGCAGGATCCGCTCATGCGCCAGTACGCGGCGTTCAAGGCTGGATTCGTCGGAGTTTCGCGAAACTGGTGGCATGTCTGGCGGTGGGCTGACGTTCTGCACCGGCATGCCTTCGTTTTCGGCTCTTTCGATCTCGGCACCGTTCGTCGCAGGTGACGGCACCGCCGGTGCAGCGCCGAACGCAGTTCTGTGTCGCGATGTCATCGGAAACCCTTTCCGGGCTGCAGCCGTAATGGCTGGTGACCACGGTATTTTACAGCGGTCCCCTGTCATATGGGGTTGAGGCAGGCTGTTTATAATGGGCGATAATTATTATTGTGCCGAAAATACGGCCCGAAACAACATGACCTAAGGTAATTTACCCTTGTATCCGGGAATACAGGCCTTATCTTATATATCGTTCGCCCTTGGAGCATTTGTTCCCTCGGCCTTTTACTTTTCCACTGATGATTCTTCGCCGGGCTGCATGATCTGCGGCGATGTTGTCTGGAAAATGGCAAATATGATGTGCTTGCGCATATCTCGCCGTCGATCACATGGGTTCAAGGCAGTCGAACGACAGTCCGGCAATCACCAGCGATATCAAGGTGGTCGCGCTTTCGTGCCCGATCTTGCGTTGGCATGTGCCTGTTATTCATCTTCCGGCCCTTCATGGCTGGATGTCATCCCGGAGGGTTGAAAATGATCGCCAATAATGTCCGGCAAGGATTCTTCAAAGTCCCTGCCGCTGTGCCGCAGACGCCGCTTGATCGTACCACGCTGGCTGCGCGGCAGCTTATTTCCGACGCCCTGAAGCTGCGCGATGCAAATATTTCGCGCCTGCGGGCAATGCGACTGGCCAAAATGGCGGATGACGAGGCCGCGATTTCGACGTCCGTGCCAGAAAAAAAGAAACGCCGCGCCTCGAAAAAATGACGAAGGCGCCCGCAAAGCCTTGAAATACATTCTGCGAGGCGGCGCATGCCCTCGTCAGAGGATTTTCCGACGACACATGATAATGCCCGTCCCGCGTTTCCTGATCTTGCCGCAACATCTGCTCTGCTTCCGCCCGCAATGCCGGACTCGAGGCCCTTCGCGGGCGTCGGCGGTCCGGATCTGCGCGGCTCCTGCCTTCGATAACGGAACCGTCGCGGTCAAGTGTTTTCGCGCATGTCGAATGTCCCGCTTAACCGCGGCCTTGTCCTTTGAACCGTTGATCCGCCTACCGTCATCGGGCGGATGGGGACCCGGGCCTGTCGATGGCCGGTTCATACCGTCACGGGGTCGTGAGTAGAGTTTATCGCGTCCTCAATACTCGGCGGGGCAGAGCCGGCGGAAACGTGGTATGATTCAGCCACAGCCCTGTCGGTGAGTTGTCTTCGGCAGCGCAGCCGCGCCCCCGGATGGCGACGGGAGAAAACCATATGACTGACATCCTGACCAACCGCCGTACTCTTCTGATTGCTGCCAGTGCCGCCGTGGTGTCCGGCCTGTCCGTTCCCGCCCGCGCGCAAGGGCTTGCCCCGACGCCCTCGATGCGCGGCGGGGCCAACAACTACCTTCCGGGGGC
This region includes:
- a CDS encoding transporter substrate-binding domain-containing protein; the encoded protein is MKRATERLSVAATLILVLFVALGATRVAAQDAPQTELTVGVYVSPPFVEDRGNGAHSGMAIELWETVAEQLGLTFHYTEYPTFGALVRATASGEVDAAITNLTITRDRAETIAFTQPWYDAGLRIMVPDQGGGGFRGVLNGLQDAGHLRAYAWLLSIIVLATIGLTLFDRRFDPDHPRRWRDGVAESFYHVMSIVTSGRIARKNLFGWVGRIWQAIWLAVGVAVIAYITSSVTSVMTAVSLTRGVSELSDLPGKTVGVFTGSVAERYMQEMGIATRSFPNIGASAAALGEGRLDAVVGDAPILEHYAHTHSEEGMAVVGNLFHPDKYGFAFPHESSLALPVTLEILDLQEDGTLESLRLEYFGSGI